One Cellulomonas soli DNA window includes the following coding sequences:
- a CDS encoding YbaK/EbsC family protein codes for MSLERARQHLERFGLGDAIVVTERSSATVDLAAEALGVAPERIAKTLSFRAGEPDRAVLVVMAGDARVDNGAFRQAFGLKARMLAGDEVEQLTGHAPGGVCPFGNPESATVYLDTSLRRFESVFPACGSASSAIELTCDVLHEVTGGAPWVTVSRLPG; via the coding sequence ATGTCCTTGGAGCGCGCGCGGCAGCACCTGGAGCGGTTCGGGCTTGGCGACGCGATCGTCGTGACCGAACGGTCGAGCGCGACCGTCGACCTGGCGGCCGAGGCGCTCGGGGTGGCGCCCGAGCGGATCGCCAAGACGCTGAGCTTCCGTGCCGGCGAGCCGGACCGGGCCGTGCTCGTCGTCATGGCGGGGGACGCGCGGGTCGACAACGGCGCGTTCCGGCAGGCGTTCGGGCTCAAGGCGCGGATGCTCGCCGGCGACGAGGTCGAGCAGCTCACCGGGCACGCACCCGGCGGGGTGTGCCCGTTCGGCAACCCCGAGTCCGCCACGGTCTACCTGGACACGTCGCTGCGGCGCTTCGAGAGCGTCTTCCCGGCGTGCGGGAGCGCGAGCTCGGCGATCGAGCTGACCTGCGACGTGCTGCACGAGGTGACCGGCGGGGCGCCCTGGGTCACGGTCTCGCGCCTGCCCGGCTGA
- a CDS encoding GH1 family beta-glucosidase, with protein MFSSRPASRPWRAPLDRSARATRREGPELDRRTVLAFGGAAVGAVVLGGCTGGGPTGVSSLSPSTGWAPPAEPMSFPTGYTWGAATSAFQVEGSTTADGRGPSVWDTFCAQPGRVKGGATGDPGADGYRRWQEDVALMSELGIGAYRFSVAWPRIQPTGSGPVNQPGLDWYRRFVDSLLDAGIRPAVTLFHWDLPQALQDAGGWAVRDTAARFADYATVMFDALGDAEADWFTINEPKTHAYVGHWYGSHAPGLHDPQVAVAAVHHQLLAHGLAVERFREQGTTGRIGIALNLMPVYPQAGAEEAATRVDAAENRLFLDAVLTGEYPDDAVGPLPGQVPADPEEFAALVQDGDMATIGAPTDLLAVQYYGVTGVAADGSQVAIHPTSAASWQQLWPEGLYDLLVRLRDEYPAIPLLITENGIPDETADLTTDDPYRTDYLREHFQQAARAIADGVPLEAHYVWSLLDNFEWAEGYQQRWGIVAVDFDTQERTPKDSFGFYRGVIAANAVAPA; from the coding sequence GTGTTCTCGTCCCGACCTGCGTCCCGGCCCTGGCGCGCGCCCCTGGACCGCTCGGCGCGGGCGACGCGCCGCGAGGGGCCCGAGCTCGACCGACGGACGGTGCTGGCGTTCGGCGGGGCTGCGGTCGGGGCCGTCGTGCTGGGCGGCTGCACAGGGGGTGGTCCCACCGGCGTGAGCAGCCTGTCGCCGAGCACGGGATGGGCGCCCCCGGCGGAGCCGATGTCCTTCCCGACGGGCTACACCTGGGGTGCGGCGACGTCGGCGTTCCAGGTGGAGGGCTCGACGACGGCGGACGGGCGTGGGCCGTCCGTGTGGGACACGTTCTGCGCGCAGCCGGGACGCGTCAAGGGCGGGGCCACGGGCGACCCGGGAGCGGACGGGTACCGGCGGTGGCAGGAGGACGTCGCCTTGATGTCGGAGCTCGGCATCGGCGCGTACCGGTTCTCGGTCGCCTGGCCGCGCATCCAGCCGACCGGCTCGGGACCGGTGAACCAACCGGGGCTCGACTGGTACCGGCGGTTCGTCGACTCGCTGCTCGACGCGGGCATCCGGCCGGCGGTGACCCTTTTCCACTGGGACCTGCCGCAGGCCCTGCAGGACGCGGGCGGCTGGGCGGTGCGGGACACCGCGGCACGGTTCGCCGACTACGCGACGGTCATGTTCGACGCACTGGGTGATGCCGAGGCCGACTGGTTCACGATCAACGAGCCGAAGACGCACGCGTACGTCGGCCACTGGTACGGCAGCCACGCGCCCGGTCTGCACGACCCGCAGGTCGCCGTTGCCGCCGTGCACCACCAGCTGCTGGCGCACGGCCTGGCCGTCGAGCGGTTCCGCGAGCAGGGGACGACCGGCCGGATCGGCATCGCCCTCAACCTCATGCCCGTCTACCCGCAGGCCGGTGCCGAGGAGGCCGCGACGCGGGTCGACGCGGCCGAGAACCGGCTGTTCCTCGACGCCGTCCTCACCGGCGAGTACCCGGACGACGCGGTCGGCCCGCTGCCGGGTCAGGTGCCCGCCGACCCCGAGGAGTTCGCCGCGCTCGTGCAGGACGGGGACATGGCGACGATCGGTGCGCCGACCGACCTGCTCGCCGTCCAGTACTACGGGGTCACCGGGGTGGCGGCCGACGGGTCCCAGGTGGCGATCCACCCGACGTCTGCCGCGTCGTGGCAGCAGCTGTGGCCCGAGGGCCTGTACGACCTGCTGGTTCGGCTGCGCGACGAGTACCCGGCGATCCCGCTGCTGATCACGGAGAACGGGATCCCCGACGAGACCGCCGACCTCACGACCGACGACCCGTACCGGACCGACTACCTGCGCGAGCACTTCCAGCAGGCGGCCCGGGCGATCGCGGACGGCGTCCCGCTCGAGGCGCACTACGTGTGGTCGCTGCTCGACAACTTCGAGTGGGCCGAGGGCTACCAGCAGCGCTGGGGGATCGTCGCGGTCGACTTCGACACCCAGGAGCGCACGCCGAAGGACAGCTTCGGGTTCTACCGGGGCGTCATCGCGGCGAACGCGGTCGCACCGGCCTGA
- a CDS encoding TetR/AcrR family transcriptional regulator, producing the protein MGRWQPDARGRMTVAALELYAERGFDQTTVQDIAARAGVTERTFFRHFADKREVLFDGSAGLQQTVVDTIAAAPEGTRPLDAVGTAMERAAARLEERRDFARLRASVVAAHPSLHERELLKLAALATAAADALRERGVPALAATLVAETGVTVFRVAFERWVGGVTKDFAPHIREALAELESQAGAPRNRPPHESAVAGDVR; encoded by the coding sequence ATGGGTCGATGGCAGCCGGACGCACGCGGGCGCATGACGGTGGCCGCACTCGAGCTCTACGCCGAACGCGGCTTCGACCAGACCACCGTGCAGGACATCGCCGCGCGCGCCGGGGTCACCGAGCGCACGTTCTTCCGGCACTTCGCCGACAAGCGCGAGGTGCTCTTCGACGGCTCCGCCGGCCTGCAGCAGACGGTCGTCGACACCATCGCCGCCGCCCCCGAGGGAACCCGACCCCTGGACGCCGTCGGCACCGCCATGGAACGCGCCGCCGCCCGCCTGGAGGAGCGCCGCGACTTCGCCCGGCTCCGCGCCTCGGTCGTCGCCGCCCACCCCAGCCTGCACGAACGCGAGCTGCTCAAGCTCGCCGCCCTCGCCACCGCGGCCGCCGACGCGCTCCGCGAGCGCGGCGTCCCGGCCCTGGCCGCGACCCTCGTCGCCGAGACCGGAGTGACCGTCTTCCGGGTCGCCTTCGAACGCTGGGTCGGCGGGGTCACCAAGGACTTCGCCCCGCACATCCGCGAGGCCCTCGCCGAGCTCGAGTCGCAGGCCGGCGCGCCCCGGAACCGGCCGCCCCACGAGTCCGCCGTGGCAGGGGACGTGCGGTAG
- a CDS encoding SDR family oxidoreductase yields the protein MRVFVTGASGWIGSAVVPELQAAGHQVVGLARSDAAAARLEAAGVEVRRGSLDDLDSLRAGAEDADGVIHLGFKHDFSDYAGAGRTERAVVEAFGEALAGSDRPLLLASGVAMLAPGRVATELDATTAVGPDAPRGGSEALALGLVDRGVRSVALRFAPTVHGEGDHGFLATLVGIARTTGRSGYLGDGSNRWPAVHRSDAARMVRLALGAAPAGSVVHGVGEEGVPTRVIAEAIGRGLDVPVGPVAAEDAAAHFGWIGAFFGVDAPTSSALTQERLGWTPTGPSLLDDLEAGHYFRTAVG from the coding sequence ATGCGTGTGTTCGTCACCGGCGCGTCCGGATGGATCGGATCGGCCGTCGTCCCCGAGCTGCAGGCCGCGGGGCACCAGGTGGTCGGGCTCGCCCGCTCGGACGCCGCCGCGGCGAGGCTCGAGGCGGCCGGTGTCGAGGTCCGTCGCGGCAGCCTCGACGACCTGGACAGCCTGCGTGCCGGCGCGGAGGACGCCGACGGGGTGATCCACCTCGGGTTCAAGCACGACTTCTCGGACTACGCCGGTGCCGGTCGCACCGAGCGTGCGGTCGTGGAGGCCTTCGGCGAGGCGCTCGCGGGCAGCGACCGGCCGCTGCTGCTCGCCTCCGGCGTCGCCATGCTGGCACCGGGCCGTGTCGCGACCGAGCTCGACGCCACGACCGCGGTCGGGCCCGACGCCCCGCGTGGGGGCAGCGAGGCGCTCGCGCTCGGGTTGGTCGATCGGGGCGTGCGGTCCGTCGCGCTGCGGTTCGCGCCGACCGTGCACGGGGAGGGTGACCACGGCTTCCTGGCCACGCTCGTCGGCATCGCCCGCACGACCGGTCGCTCGGGCTACCTCGGCGACGGCAGCAACAGGTGGCCCGCCGTGCACCGGTCGGACGCCGCGCGCATGGTGCGGCTCGCGCTGGGGGCCGCGCCCGCCGGGTCGGTCGTGCACGGCGTGGGCGAGGAGGGCGTGCCGACCCGGGTCATCGCCGAGGCCATCGGTCGGGGGCTGGACGTGCCCGTCGGGCCGGTCGCAGCCGAGGACGCGGCGGCGCACTTCGGTTGGATCGGCGCGTTCTTCGGCGTCGACGCCCCGACGTCGAGCGCGCTGACGCAGGAGCGCCTGGGGTGGACGCCGACCGGTCCGAGCCTGCTCGACGACCTCGAGGCGGGGCACTACTTCCGGACCGCCGTGGGATGA
- a CDS encoding DUF2461 domain-containing protein, with amino-acid sequence MEFTGFGADALDFFDELTAHNDRAWWNAHKDRYLSSIADPMAALARTLEPEFGHAHVFRPQRDVRFSADKSPYKNHAALTCGTGSERAGGGTLYFHLDADGPMVGGGWWRPDAAHLRAFRAAIDDPGTAADLQTLLDGLAGHGVTLMDGDPVATAPRGWSRDHPQIELLRRRNLAVHRVHEPAPWLFTAELADVVAQDWRQVQRFVAWLEALPVRAS; translated from the coding sequence ATGGAGTTCACCGGCTTCGGCGCCGACGCCCTCGACTTCTTCGACGAGCTCACCGCCCACAACGACCGGGCCTGGTGGAACGCGCACAAGGACCGCTACCTGAGCTCGATCGCCGACCCCATGGCGGCCCTCGCACGCACGCTCGAACCGGAGTTCGGCCACGCGCACGTGTTCCGGCCGCAGCGCGACGTGCGGTTCAGCGCGGACAAGAGTCCGTACAAGAACCACGCCGCCCTCACCTGCGGCACCGGCAGCGAACGCGCGGGCGGCGGCACGCTCTACTTCCACCTGGACGCCGACGGGCCGATGGTCGGCGGCGGGTGGTGGCGGCCGGATGCGGCGCACCTGCGTGCGTTCCGCGCGGCGATCGACGACCCCGGCACAGCCGCCGACCTGCAGACGCTCCTCGACGGGCTGGCAGGGCACGGCGTCACCCTCATGGACGGCGACCCGGTGGCCACCGCGCCGCGCGGCTGGTCGCGCGACCACCCGCAGATCGAGCTGCTGCGGCGACGCAACCTCGCCGTCCACCGCGTCCACGAGCCGGCGCCCTGGCTGTTCACCGCCGAGCTGGCGGACGTCGTCGCCCAGGACTGGCGTCAGGTGCAGCGGTTCGTCGCCTGGCTCGAGGCGCTGCCGGTCCGCGCGTCCTGA
- a CDS encoding MFS transporter, which translates to MTETPHPEVGFDRRLAALLAMAMFVLVVDTSLMNVSISAVVRDVGTTVSGVQSAIALEALVSAAFILIGSKVGDLFGRKRAYVLGLLGYATGAIAMTVAQDLTAIIVFWAIIGGLGASLLLPAMQSLIHGNFAGAAQKRVYALVGASAAIAAAVGPLLGGFITTYLSWRVAFGLEAVVIVVVLSGIGLVKDVEYTGDRHVDVVGAILSALAMGGIVLGVLVWQEGGEAVGALLVVGGLALVGLMRWLVRRKRAGKPVLIDPDLFHSSLFRVGITQQMLQQIALGGAMITLPIFLQMVLEYDAMAAGLSLAPLSLSMFAVALVGGKRAGARRPANLVLVGFGLVVVGVAVLLPVVPRAESGWYLLVPLVIVGSGLGLLVSQLNNYTLSPITEERVSEAAGVNSAAGSFGLSFGLAFAGAIMLAALSLGFTAQAESSPVLSTDQQQQVATALEDDAELMSNTALVEQLAGQPQDVQDEIIRINTETRPRALQIALLLPLLVGLVGVVNGLRMRRLPDPQPDGAADGAAFG; encoded by the coding sequence ATGACCGAGACCCCGCACCCCGAGGTCGGGTTCGATCGACGTCTGGCCGCCCTGCTCGCGATGGCGATGTTCGTGCTCGTCGTCGACACGTCGCTGATGAACGTGTCGATCTCCGCCGTCGTGCGGGACGTCGGCACGACCGTGAGCGGCGTGCAGTCGGCGATCGCGCTCGAGGCTCTCGTCTCCGCGGCGTTCATCCTCATCGGGAGCAAGGTCGGGGACCTCTTCGGCCGCAAGCGCGCCTACGTCCTCGGACTGCTCGGGTACGCGACCGGCGCGATCGCGATGACGGTCGCGCAGGACCTGACGGCGATCATCGTCTTCTGGGCGATCATCGGCGGGCTCGGCGCGTCGCTCCTGCTGCCGGCCATGCAGTCCCTCATCCACGGCAACTTCGCGGGCGCCGCCCAGAAGAGGGTCTACGCGCTCGTCGGGGCGTCCGCGGCGATCGCCGCCGCCGTCGGTCCGCTTCTCGGCGGGTTCATCACGACGTACCTGTCGTGGCGGGTGGCGTTCGGGCTGGAGGCCGTCGTCATCGTGGTCGTGCTGTCCGGCATCGGGCTCGTGAAGGACGTCGAGTACACGGGCGACCGGCACGTCGACGTGGTCGGCGCGATCCTGTCCGCCCTGGCCATGGGCGGCATCGTGCTCGGGGTCCTGGTGTGGCAGGAGGGCGGGGAGGCGGTCGGCGCGCTGCTGGTCGTCGGCGGGCTCGCCCTGGTGGGGCTGATGCGGTGGCTCGTGCGGCGCAAGCGCGCCGGGAAGCCCGTGCTGATCGACCCCGACCTGTTCCACTCGTCGCTGTTCCGCGTGGGGATCACGCAGCAGATGCTGCAGCAGATCGCGCTCGGCGGAGCGATGATCACGCTGCCGATCTTCCTGCAGATGGTGCTCGAGTACGACGCGATGGCTGCGGGCCTGTCGTTGGCACCGCTGTCGCTGAGCATGTTCGCCGTCGCACTGGTCGGGGGCAAGCGGGCGGGCGCGCGCCGGCCGGCGAACCTCGTGCTGGTCGGCTTCGGCCTCGTCGTTGTCGGCGTCGCGGTCCTGCTGCCAGTCGTGCCCCGCGCCGAGTCCGGCTGGTACCTGCTCGTGCCCCTGGTCATCGTGGGCAGCGGCCTGGGACTGCTCGTCTCCCAGCTGAACAACTACACGCTGTCCCCCATCACGGAGGAGCGCGTCAGCGAGGCGGCGGGCGTCAACTCGGCCGCCGGTTCCTTCGGCCTCTCCTTCGGCCTGGCGTTCGCCGGCGCGATCATGCTCGCCGCCCTCTCCCTCGGGTTCACCGCCCAGGCCGAGTCGAGCCCCGTCCTCTCGACCGACCAGCAGCAGCAGGTCGCCACGGCGCTCGAGGACGACGCCGAGCTGATGAGCAACACGGCCCTCGTCGAGCAGCTCGCGGGGCAGCCGCAGGACGTGCAGGACGAGATCATCCGGATCAACACCGAGACGCGTCCACGGGCACTGCAGATCGCCCTGCTGCTGCCCTTGCTCGTCGGGCTCGTCGGCGTCGTGAACGGACTCCGGATGCGACGGCTGCCCGACCCGCAGCCCGACGGGGCCGCCGATGGCGCGGCCTTCGGCTGA